CAAACACCGGAATCTAACTTCCCGCATGAGAATGCCTACATAGCACAGGAAAAAGAAATTGAGGCTCAAAACTACAATGACCAATTCCAGGCTCATTGACGAAAATAATAGCAATAGTCTATTCCGAAAGCTGGCGCTTCTAACAGTTGTTGTCGTATATATTTTGATACTTATCGGCGGAATTGTTAGAAGTACCGGCTCCGGGATGGGGTGCCCGGATTGGCCAAAATGTTTTGGAAGCTGGGTGCCTCCAACAGAAATATCTCAGTTGCCTCCGAATTACCAGGAGATTTACGGGGCAAAGCTTAAGGGCGAAATCGAATTCAATGCTACAAAAACTTGGATTGAGTATCTAAATCGGTTATTTGGTGTTTTTACCGGTATTCTGATTTTTGGAACACTTCTCGCTTCTATCCCTTTCCTGAAAAAAGACCGCCCCGTATTTTATATGAGCTTGGCTGCATTCCTGCTTACAGGCTTTCAGGGATGGTTAGGTTCAAAAGTTGTATCAGCAGAATTATCCCCGTTCATTGTTACATTACACATGCTGCTGGCTATAGTCATCGTTTTTGTGCTGCTGTATGTAACGGCAAGGTCCTATTCAGGTTATGTTGATGTTGAAAAGGTACAGAACAGAGGAATACTCAATAAGTGGCTGAAATGGACGATATCGCTTTCCTTACTCCAAGTGGTAATCGGTACTCAGGTGCGCGAAGCAATGGATGTGGCAATAACGGGTCTTGGAAATGCGCAACGAGATAAATGGATTGATAACTTAGGAATTGTTTTCTACATTCATCGCTCTTTTTCTATCGTCATTTTCCTGCTGCATGCGGGCCTCCTCTATCTATTGACTAAAAACAGTCAGACTAAAGGATTGATTCATAAGTTGTCTTCAGCGCTTTTGTGGATTGTTTTTGTTGAGATTATTACCGGGGTAATTTTAGCTTATTTAAACGTACCACCGGTGGCACAGCCAATTCATTTAACGTTGGCAATTGTTTCAGTAGGAGTGCAGTTCGTTGTTTGGTTATTGCTCAATGCTGAAAGTGTGTTTAAGAAAAAACGGGTCTTAAGGGCCGAAAATATGAACGTATAACATGTCAATAACCTTAGATATACTTTTCTTAAAACTACGTTCTTACCTCGAACTCATGAAGTTACGATTGGCGTGGTTGGTAGCTTTCTCCGGTGCTTTTGGGTACAGCTTAGCCGTTGAAAAAGTGCAATGGATACCCTTATGCATTTTTCTTTTTGCCGCTTTTTGCATAACAGGTGCGGCAAATATTATAAATCAGATTATCGAAAAAGATCTGGATAAATTGATGAAGCGTACACATGCCCGTCCACTGCCGAGCGAGAGGGTAAGTATACAGGAGGCCGTTTGGCTGGCGGTTATTTTGTTTTCTGTGTCAACGTTTATCTTTTTGGTTGAATTTAATCTACGAGCCTGTGCATTGGCTATACTCTCAACTATCTTATACGGTTTTGTATATACACCACTGAAAAGGGAAGGTCCTATTGCGGTATTCGTGGGGGCGATCCCCGGTGCATTTCCTCCCATGATTGGTTGGGTAGCAGCTACTAATCAATTTGGTCTTGAGCCGGGAATTCTATTTGCCATTCAATTTATTTGGCAATTCCCTCATTTTTGGGCCATAGCCTGGGTATTGGATGAAGATTATAAGAAAGCAGGGTTTCGCCTATTACCTTCTAAAGGAGGTAAAAATCGGAGTACGGCGATACAGATAATGTGTTACACATTGTTTTTGTTACCGGTGGGTTGGTTGCCTTATGAACTTGGAATAACCGGAATCAATTCAGCTTTGGTAGCAACTCTGTTTGGTATTTTATTTTTAGCACAAACATTCCATTTAATGCGAAAATGCTCGGACAAGACCGCGTTACAGTTGATGTTTGGCTCATTTATTTATTTACCCATAGTACAGATAGCGTACTTGTTGGACAAGCTTTAATTCGGAATATGGCTGAGGTAGAAAAAATCAGAATTGAGGAAGCACCTGAAACGTTGGCAATGGATCCCAAGAAGTTCATTCTTTGGGGGTTTATTGTTACAATTATTATGCTGTTTGCTTCCCAAACCAGTGCGTATTTGGTTCGACGAGCCGAAGGAAACTGGGTAGAGTTTGAGGTCCCACAGATATTCTGGTACAGTACCGTTGTACTTTTTATCAGTAGTGTGGCAATGCATTGGGCCTATTTGGCGGCAAAAAAAGATAATTTCAGTACGCTCAAAATAGCAATTTCTATTACTTTTGTGCTTGGAATGGCATTTCTGGTAATGCAGTTCTTTGGGTGGCAGGAATTGGTTGCGCAGAACGTTTACTTTGTAGGTAATCCATCAGGTTCATTTTTTTACGTGTTTACCCTGTTACATGGTATTCACTTAATTACCGGGCTTTTGGTACTTTGTGTTACTTTTGTTTCTTCTATGAGGTTGAAAGTACACGCAAAAAATTTACGACGAATAGAGATTTGTACAACCTACTGGCATTTTCTGGACATTTTATGGATTTATCTATTTGTTTTTCTTTTGTATTTTCGTTAGAAACAGAGTCTTAATTAAAACTTGCAATATTTAATAGAATAACGATGGCTGCTACTGCACAACCGAATGTTAAAAATGTATGGCTGGGGGGAGTTGAACCCATGAAGGCCAGCTACGGGAAGCTGATGATGTGGTTCTTTTTAGTATCGGACACATTTACTTTCTCGGCTTTGCTGGTTTCTTATGGTTTGGTTCGTTATAGCTACCCGGCGTATGCGGGTAAAGTCGCTGAATTTGTTTCATCGCCAACATATTGGCCAATCCCTGAAAAGGTTTTTGATGCATTGCCCTTCCTTCACGGTTTGCATGCACCGCTGATATTTGTTGGTATCATGACCTTTATTTTGATTTTTAGCTCAGTCACGATGGTACTAGCCGTAGAAGCAGGCCATCGTAATGACCGTGCTACCGTTGAAAAATATATGCTTTGGACTCTTTTGGGCGGTGCTACTTTCTTAGGCTGCCAAGCATGGGAATGGACGCACTTTATTCATGGAACAGAAGGCGGTACAGTCATCAAAGAATTGGTAGACGGATCGTGGGTATCAAAAACCATCTTTGGCGCAAATCTTACCGAAAACCAATACGGTCCTCCGGCATTTGCAGACTTCTTTTTCTTCATTACCGGATTCCACGGTACGCACGTATTTTCCGGTGTTGTACTAAATTTTCTGGTTTTTTATCGAACAGCAACGGGTACTTATGAGCGTCGGGGTCATTATGAAATGGTTGAGAAAGTAGGCTTGTACTGGCACTTTGTTGACTTGGTGTGGGTATTTGTATTTACGTTCTTCTATTTGGTATAATTCAGTCATTTTCACATACCTAAGCAATCAACCATTATTGGTTTAATGTCTCCCTTCCTAACATTTAACATAACGTTTTATAAGATATGGCACACGTTCACGAACACGAAGTTGATGAAAACGCCGGAGCAGAGCAACGGAAAGCAATCTGGCGTACATTTTGGATTCTTTTAATCCTTACCGCAGTAGAATTTTTAATTGCATTTACTATAGAAGCAGGTTCGCTTAAAACAGCAATCTTTGTAGGGATGACCATTGTCAAGGCATTTTATATTGTCGGTGAATTTATGCACTTAAAGCATGAAGTTAAATCCTTGATTTGGGCGATCTTGATTCCGTGTATATTTGTGGTTTGGCTGTTGATTGCGCTCATGCGTGAGGGTGGCTCCATTTTTGACTTACGTTAACATTATCAGTGAGTTGAATGGTATCTCGTCCACTCAATTCTGAGTAAAAGAGTATTCTATACTATGAAAAGATACCTGAAAGCCGGCTTGCTAACCCTTGTGTTGGTACTGCCGGCTTTAATTGTTTTATTTTTACACGCCTTTACAGAAAACCATTTTACATTACCATATTTGCAGCCGTTAGTTGATTCAACGGGTAAGGCAGTAATGAATGGTAACGATACGGTGTTCTATCAAATTCCAAATGCTGCTGATCAAAAAATCAAAGTCATTGCGTTTTTTGGCCCTAATCCGTCAGCGCAGCTAAGGCAACAGTTCTCCAGGGTTGAAAAGCTTACTTCTGACGAGGTAAAAGTAATGTCATTGCTGGAACAGGACAGTGAAAAACAGGCAACTGAAGTGTATCAACTCAAACCCCTTCAAAAGCTAAAGCCTATTAAAACAATTCCTTATAACGAGCAGTTAGTTTTGGTAGATAAAAACGGCTACCTGCGGGGAATTTATGATGGTACAGACCCGGAAGACGTAGATCGCTTATCGGCTGAATTGAAAATTCTCATTGATATTTACACAAAAGTCAAAGACTAACCTGACGATGACAACACTTGCATTGCCAAAAGACAAAAAATATAATAAAGTAATCAACATCATTGCCGTAGCAATACCCTTGGTCGTGGCTGTTTTGCTAAACCCGCGTATCCCCAAAGTAGAACTCGGAGAGTGGACAAAAGCCCTGCCTCATGTTAATGGCCTGATTAATACGTTAACATCAGTCTCATTGTTGGTCGGGTATTATTTTATCAAGAAGAAGAATATTGCTGCCCATCGCCAAATGATGATCGTTTCATTTATCCTTGGTTCCTTATTCTTAGTGAGTTATGTTCTATACCACTTGTCAAATGAGTCTACCCCTTACGGTGGGACAGGGCTCATCCGGCCTGTCTATTATTTTTTGTTGGTAACGCACATTACTTTATCAATAGGGGTGGTTTGGTTTGTATTGAGGGCTATTTATTTTGCCTTGAGCAATCAGATCGATCTCCATAAAAAAGCCGTAAAATGGGCTTTCCCCATTTGGCTATACGTAAGCATCACGGGCGTAATTGTTTATTTAATGATCAGTCCTTACTATAATTAAAGCTCAAATGAAAAAGATACTGTGTTTGTTTTTGGCTATTTTGTTCGTTTTTGTCTTTACAGACGGTGCAATGGCACAATGTGCTATGTGTAAAGGAGCCGTTGAGACCAATATGAGTACGGGTAGAAACGTTATTGGTAACGGTATCAATGCCGGTATTGCCTACTTATTTGTGTTTCCATACCTAACCGTAGGAGTTATTGCTTATTTATGGTACCGCAACAGTAAAAAGGCATTAGCCGAAAGGGTGGCGCTTCAGCAACGATTGAGAAGTGTATTAGACATCTGAAAAATTCAGTTATTTGTGCCAAGTGTTTATGATTGGATTTAGGACAACTTTCCCAAATCCGTTGCCGAAATCTAATTTTTTGTTCAATGTTCACTTCAGCCAAATCCCTTTTTGATTACATCGTCCAAAACGTCACTGCTTATTCTCCCAAAGAGTCCAAAGCAATGGCTTTTATGCTTTTGGAGCATTATCTGCGATTGAGAAGCGTCGATGTAATGGTGGATAGACCTATCCTGTCGGACAATTCACAGCCAAATTGGGACAAGATCATTGAACGATTGAATCAAAGTGAACCGATACAGCATATTATTGGCTCTACGTTCTTCTGTGGACTGGAGTTTAAAGTGTCACCTTCAGTACTGATTCCACGCCCTGAAACCGAGGAGTTGGTTCGTCTGATTGTGAAAGACTGTTTTTGGGATGAAAATCCGGTCAATATCGTTGACATTGGCACGGGTAGCGGTTGTATTGCCATTGCACTGGATAGATTTATGTCATTTGCAAAAGTGTGGGGCTGGGATGTATCAGATGATGCTCTGGCGGTAGCACGGGAAAATGCTCATCAGTTGTTGTCAGAAGTAACTTTTGAAAAATACGACATTTTGAGAGATTCCTCGTTTAACGGTCAGTTTGACGTGGTGGTGAGCAATCCACCTTATGTAACCTACGCAGAGCAAACGAACATGCAGCCGAATGTGCTGCGCTTTGAACCCCATCTGGCCCTGTTTGTAGAAGACGAAGACCCCCTGCTGTTTTACAAAGCCATTGCGGTTTTCTGTACTAAACATCTGAAGACCGACGGTACCTGTTATCTTGAAATAAACGAACTTTTCGGAGAGGTCGTAAAACAATTGTTTATTGAAAAAGGATTTGAAAAGGTAGAAGTCATTCAGGATATGTATGGTAAAGACCGTATCGTGAAGGCGCAGTTGGTGGGATAAAACGTAATCATTGACAGAGAAGGAGGTAATATTTGTTGCCTCCTTCTCTGTTTTAAAGCGGTTCGTTTTTAAGTAGTTATTTCTTCAAAAGCAGAGCCGACATGGGTTGCGCCAATAAGCGCTTTGTTTCAATTCTGAAAGACTTTTAATAGAATAGGTAATGATAAAGTCGTAATTGTCAATAAAACTCTAGAAACGGCTAAAAAAAGGCCTTATCCAATCTTTGTCTGAATGCCTGATATTCTTTGAACTTAAGGCGCATTAATCCATAAGTCCTTCGTTTAGGTTTTTGTATATGGATGAAAGGCTGTAATTTGCCGATGTTTAGAAAAACAACTACAATGAATTTCATAAGAATTGTATTTTGGATAATGTTTGCAAATGTAGGGTATGCGCAAAATGTACGTAAAGTAAGTGCCACTATGACAATGCGCACCTTTCATAAAGGAAAAACAACCAATACCCGGGCCGAACTTTGTTATGCTACGTCGGGAAGAATGGTGACCTTATTTCCTAAACCTTCTGACTTATATTTGTTTAATAATGCTAATGGAGAATTAAGGGTCTATGATCCTTCCAAAAACACGGTATTACAGCAGCAAAACGCTACTTACAGTACCGAAACAACCCAATTTTTCTTTTTTCTTCATAATCGTAAAGCTGACCTTGGGCTTTCCAGTATGGGATTTAGTTTGGGGACAACGAAGTTTGAAAATGGGGTAATGATTACCACTTGGAAATCACCTACACCTTTGGCGAAAAATATTAAGCGAGTGGAACTGGTACACAAGGGTCAAAATCCTATTTTTATGAAATACGTCGACCCTTCGGAACGAACCATCAAAAAGGTCTTTTATTACGATTATACGAAGCTCGGAACCATGGATTTTCCTCAGACCATTACGCAAATTGATTATGTAACCGCCAAGGATTCCATTGTGACAAAAACGGCCTACGGTGCGTTAAAAATTAATGAGGAGGTTCAATCAAATTTACTGGAGTTTGTCATTCCTTCCAATGCCAAAGTGATAAAATGAAATTGTCCAAATGTTGCATAGGTATAATTTTTCTGACAGCTTTGCCCATTTTAGGCATAGCGCAAGCGTCTGATTTGGAGTTGTTAGCAGAGTCGGGCTCTGCACCTTCTGTACCATTCGGGCAACCAAAAAAAGCAAAACCCCAAACTTTTTTGCGCATCAATCCCGTATATTGGTTGCTCAATGGTGCTTTGACCGGCTACCAAAAAGTAATATCACCTCAAATTTCGGCAGAGTGTCTGTACGAACTTTCGTGTTCGCGCTTCAGCCGGGTGGCCATACAGGAGTTTGGGGTCATTAAAGGCATCGCTTTAAGTGCAGACCGTATCTCCCGCTGCAATCGTGTGGCTGCTACCAGTATCGAATTTATAAGGATATCCCCCCTAACGGGAAGAGTGATAGATACTCCTTCTATGTATCGGCTAAAGGCTAAAAAGAGTAACTGATGAGTGAGGAAATAACGTTTACCTCTTTATTTAGGGCGTTTAGTCTACTTTATGGTTTTGTAAGTTTATGGGGTGTAACTCCCCTAAAAGCGCAGCAAAAAGCCTTCTCCGATTCACTTTTTGTGGAATATCTCCTTGAAAGGAAATACTATAATGATGTACTTCAGTGGACGAAACCGCAGCAAACACTGCCTTATTTTCGAGCCATCGCATTTTATAACCAACAACAGATAGATTCAGCCATTCATTATTTTGAGAAAGTGCCTATCGGGCACCCCTACTACGTTAAATCTAAATTTTTAGAAGAGTATGGCCATACGTTCTCAAAAAAATTTCCAAAGGCTGACAGTATTTTAATAAATCTATCAGTGGTCGATTCACTTCATATTGCATTAAAAAATCTACAATTGGCAGGCGTTAGCCTCTTACGTCGTGATACCGTGCGTTTTTCATCGTACAAAGCTCAATTCTCGGGAAAGTATTTTGCATTTAGTCAGGAAGAAGAAATGATGAGTCGAAATTACGAAATGCTCAGAAAACATAAACGTAAGTCACCCGTAGTTGCCGGAGTGATGTCGGCGATTATCCCCGGTTCAGGTAAGATGTATGCCGGAAAGCTGGGGCAGGGAGTGATCACCCTTATTCAAAATGCGGCACTGGGGTTTCAGGCCTACGAAGCGTATCGGAAAGATGGATGGAAAAGTCCCCGTTTCATTCTCTACAGCGGGCTGTTCAGCTTTTTCTACGTGGGAAATATATGGGGAAGCGTATTGACGGTAAACATTCGCCGTCAGGAATTTAATGATAAAATAGATGAACAGATTTTGTTTAATATGCAGATTCCTCTGCGTACTGTTTTTAATCAATAATGGAGTGTCTGCGCAGGTTTCTTTGACGGGAGATAGCCTTATGGCCGCCGGTCAATTTGATTTGGCGGCGGTGTTCTACGAAAAAGATTTGTTTGATCGAAGTCAACGCACAGATTCTGTAAATGCTGACACTTACCGCTTGGTTGTCAATGATTTGTTACTCAAAAAGATACAGTGTCAAAAATACCTGAAACGCTTCGAAGATGCCTGGCAAACGGCACAGCGTATGGATCTCAGCGAAGCTAATGACAGCTTGCAGTATCGATTGCGATATGAAGTTGCCTTAACGGGGTATTTGAGCAGGCATTATGGTGAAGCACATGGTCAAATACTTCAAACACGTTTTTATGTTCGTGATTCTACGTTGCTTGCTTCATTGGATGTGTTGGAAATTCTTACCCTAAATGAGTTGGAACGTTGGGAAGAATCAAAGGAGATTTTTAGGAGATATGCCGTTCGTAATGGGATCACAACGGATGTGGAGGAATTATATAAGTTTCTTAAAAAGAAGCCTAAAAGCCCCGAAAAAGCCCAATTGCTGTCATTTATTATGCCCGGGGTAGGGCAAATGTACGCGGGTTATCCAAAAGAAGGCCTCGTTTCGATTGGTTTGCAAACACTTGCTTTAGGTTTTGGAGTGTATCATGTGTGGCATCGCTATTATTTGATTGGCTTTTTTACGGGTGCCGGCATGTTTCAGGCATTTTATTTTGGCGGAGCACGTCGAGCCGAACTGATGGCCGAAGAAACAAACCGTAAACGTAA
Above is a window of Runella slithyformis DSM 19594 DNA encoding:
- a CDS encoding COX15/CtaA family protein codes for the protein MTNSRLIDENNSNSLFRKLALLTVVVVYILILIGGIVRSTGSGMGCPDWPKCFGSWVPPTEISQLPPNYQEIYGAKLKGEIEFNATKTWIEYLNRLFGVFTGILIFGTLLASIPFLKKDRPVFYMSLAAFLLTGFQGWLGSKVVSAELSPFIVTLHMLLAIVIVFVLLYVTARSYSGYVDVEKVQNRGILNKWLKWTISLSLLQVVIGTQVREAMDVAITGLGNAQRDKWIDNLGIVFYIHRSFSIVIFLLHAGLLYLLTKNSQTKGLIHKLSSALLWIVFVEIITGVILAYLNVPPVAQPIHLTLAIVSVGVQFVVWLLLNAESVFKKKRVLRAENMNV
- the cyoE gene encoding heme o synthase, whose amino-acid sequence is MSITLDILFLKLRSYLELMKLRLAWLVAFSGAFGYSLAVEKVQWIPLCIFLFAAFCITGAANIINQIIEKDLDKLMKRTHARPLPSERVSIQEAVWLAVILFSVSTFIFLVEFNLRACALAILSTILYGFVYTPLKREGPIAVFVGAIPGAFPPMIGWVAATNQFGLEPGILFAIQFIWQFPHFWAIAWVLDEDYKKAGFRLLPSKGGKNRSTAIQIMCYTLFLLPVGWLPYELGITGINSALVATLFGILFLAQTFHLMRKCSDKTALQLMFGSFIYLPIVQIAYLLDKL
- a CDS encoding cytochrome c oxidase subunit 3; translated protein: MAEVEKIRIEEAPETLAMDPKKFILWGFIVTIIMLFASQTSAYLVRRAEGNWVEFEVPQIFWYSTVVLFISSVAMHWAYLAAKKDNFSTLKIAISITFVLGMAFLVMQFFGWQELVAQNVYFVGNPSGSFFYVFTLLHGIHLITGLLVLCVTFVSSMRLKVHAKNLRRIEICTTYWHFLDILWIYLFVFLLYFR
- a CDS encoding cytochrome c oxidase subunit 3 — translated: MAATAQPNVKNVWLGGVEPMKASYGKLMMWFFLVSDTFTFSALLVSYGLVRYSYPAYAGKVAEFVSSPTYWPIPEKVFDALPFLHGLHAPLIFVGIMTFILIFSSVTMVLAVEAGHRNDRATVEKYMLWTLLGGATFLGCQAWEWTHFIHGTEGGTVIKELVDGSWVSKTIFGANLTENQYGPPAFADFFFFITGFHGTHVFSGVVLNFLVFYRTATGTYERRGHYEMVEKVGLYWHFVDLVWVFVFTFFYLV
- a CDS encoding cytochrome C oxidase subunit IV family protein, with protein sequence MAHVHEHEVDENAGAEQRKAIWRTFWILLILTAVEFLIAFTIEAGSLKTAIFVGMTIVKAFYIVGEFMHLKHEVKSLIWAILIPCIFVVWLLIALMREGGSIFDLR
- a CDS encoding DUF420 domain-containing protein; protein product: MTTLALPKDKKYNKVINIIAVAIPLVVAVLLNPRIPKVELGEWTKALPHVNGLINTLTSVSLLVGYYFIKKKNIAAHRQMMIVSFILGSLFLVSYVLYHLSNESTPYGGTGLIRPVYYFLLVTHITLSIGVVWFVLRAIYFALSNQIDLHKKAVKWAFPIWLYVSITGVIVYLMISPYYN
- the prmC gene encoding peptide chain release factor N(5)-glutamine methyltransferase translates to MFTSAKSLFDYIVQNVTAYSPKESKAMAFMLLEHYLRLRSVDVMVDRPILSDNSQPNWDKIIERLNQSEPIQHIIGSTFFCGLEFKVSPSVLIPRPETEELVRLIVKDCFWDENPVNIVDIGTGSGCIAIALDRFMSFAKVWGWDVSDDALAVARENAHQLLSEVTFEKYDILRDSSFNGQFDVVVSNPPYVTYAEQTNMQPNVLRFEPHLALFVEDEDPLLFYKAIAVFCTKHLKTDGTCYLEINELFGEVVKQLFIEKGFEKVEVIQDMYGKDRIVKAQLVG
- the yidD gene encoding membrane protein insertion efficiency factor YidD translates to MRINPVYWLLNGALTGYQKVISPQISAECLYELSCSRFSRVAIQEFGVIKGIALSADRISRCNRVAATSIEFIRISPLTGRVIDTPSMYRLKAKKSN